GATTGTGCCTTCGATTTCGACTGTATCCGGTGTACACAGGAAAATGTTGCCGCCGATTTTGGAAATGCTGCCGCCCAGCGCATAGACCGTGCCACTCATAAAATCGATAATACGCAGCGCCTGATCGGTACGAACGCGTTGCAGATTGACGATGACCGAACGATGCGAACGCAGATGATCGGCAATGTCTTGCGCTTCGTCATAACTGCGCGGTTCATTCAAAATGACTTTGACGTTTTTCTGTGAATGAATACTGACGACATTATTGGCTCTACTGTTCTTACGTACGTCCGCCGGAGAAGTTTCACGCGAATCTTCTTCTTCCTCGATAATCTGCTCACGCTCGATGACTTCTTCCTCTTCCTGCAGCCCCAGAAAATTCATAAATCGATTCATTACACCCATCGTTAATCCTCCTCTTTGCCAACCAGGATGGAGCCAAGACGTACAAAGGTCGCCCCTTCCTCGACAGCTATTTCAAAATCACCCGACATGCCCATGGATAGATGCTGAATCGGCTCTTGCGTTAGTTTCAAGCCGTTCAGCTGATCACGCAATTCCCGCAATCCACGGAACACTGGTCGTGTCTGCTCCGGGTCATCCACTTCTGGTGCCATCGTCATTAATCCAATTACTTGTATATGCGGCATTCCTGCAACCTGCTCTAGCAAGGACTGCGCCTGCTCTGGGGAAATTCCGTATTTGGATTCTTCGCCCGATATATTAATCTGCAAAAATACCTGTACCGTCAAATCGGCTTCCGCCGCCTTTTTCTCCAGCTCTTTGGCAAGAGACAGACGATCCAGTGAATGAATATATTGAAATTTACCGATGACGTCTTTGACTTTGTTTGTTTGCAAATGACCGATAAAGTGCCATACTCCGCGTTCATGCAGAGCTTCCCATTTATCCTTTGCATTTTGCCAGCGATTTTCGCCCAGATGATTCAGCCCGGCATTCAATACACGCTCTGTTTTATCAGTGGATACATACTTGGTCACAGCGACCACCTGTACTTCATCCGCCTGTCGTCCGCTACGCGCACAAGCAGCCTCAATACGCTGCTGTACCTGAGCTATTCGTTCTTGCAATCCCAATCTGTGTCACTCCATTTCTATACCAATCCAGCTTGCCATTCGGCCTGTGCGGCCTCCATCAGCGCGATATGAGAAGAAAAGATCATGATGATCATACGTACACCATCTACTGTATTCGATGTGCTGTGGCTGTATTCCTGCAAAAATCATGATTTCGCGGTTTAATTGTTTTAAATCCAGCCACGTTTTGCCGGGTGATCCCGGTTTTGCATATGTAGGCTCTTGTCCATTACCCTGCAACGCAGCTGTCCAAACATCCACCTTGTCCATGACATACGCATCCACCTCGTAATTGTCCACTCCAATCGAAGGTCCAATAGCAGCGTGTAGATCGGCAGGATGACTGCCATATTGCTGCTGCATCGTACGTACCATCTCACCAGCAATATCGGCGACTGTACCTTTCCAGCCAGCGTGAGCTAGTCCGACTACCTGATGCACTGGATCTATAAAGTATAATGGCACACAATCCGCATAAAAGGAAGTTAACAGCAGACCCGGCACATTTGTCACCAGTCCGTCTGTATCCTGAAACGCACTTTCCCGATCTGCCCAGCCTTTGCCAGCATCATCGGCGGTTACCACTGCAATATGATTGCTATGCACTTGCTCACCACATACCCAGTTTTGCGGTTGAAAGCCCAGTGCTTCGCAAAGCAGACGACGGTTACCCAGCACATCCTCCGGGCGATCCTCCACATGATATGCCAGATTAAACGAATGATACGGCTCTCGGCTAATGCCACCGCGACGTCCCGTAAACCCTGCACTAATGCCACTGCTCCATGCCGAGCAATCCCACGGAAACAGCTCCGGTCCGGTAGTTTGAATACGACTTTCGAATGGTTCCATGCTGCACCTCGCTGTTCAGAAATATAAAACGATCATCTCATATTCGACCTACGTTACAATAGGACATCGCACAGTCTATATACGATGTAAATGAAAAAGACCTGTTTTCCGTAGAAAACAAGTCCTTTCCCTATGCGAACTGCAACGTTCGCTACCGCTGCATTGCAGTCATTTTTACGTTAATTGCTACTATACTCTATCGTTCTAGTCGTTTTTGTGACGGGAACGATTACGCAGGAACGTCGGAATATCCAGTTGATCTCCGCTTGGCTGCTGATTGTTGTTATTGAACTGGCGCGGACTTGGTGCTTTTTCCTCGCTTGGTTCAGTAGAAGAAGATTGAGGCGGCTGTTGTTGTTGCTGCTGTGGCGTCGCTGGACGACGGGAAGGCTGCAACGGCTGCGCCGGTTTGTGTTCAAAGCCTGTCGCAATGACGGTGACTTTGATCTCTTCCTTGAGGTTCTCGTCGATGATCGCACCGAAGATCATATTCACTTCTGGATCAGAAGCACTGATCACGATCTCGGCTGCTTCATTTACTTCATACAGCGACAGGTTGTTGCCGCCAGTGATGTTCATGATCACACCGCGTGCGCCCTCGATGGATGTTTCCAGCAATGGGCTCATGATCGCTTTACGTGCCGCTTCTGCTGCACGGTTCTCGCCTGTTGCTTCACCAATACCCATCAGAGCCGAACCACGCTCGGTCATGATTGTTTTTACATCGGCAAAGTCCAAGTTGATCAGACCTGGTACAGCGATCAAGTCAGAGATACCTTGTACAGCTTGGCGAAGTACATTATCCGCTTCACGGAATGCTTCCAGCATCGGAGTCTTCTTGTCTACGATCTCCAGCAGGCGATCGTTCGGGATCACAATCAGTGTGTCCACTTTTTCTTTCAGTGCTTCGATACCCAATTCAGCTTGAGAGAAGCGTTTGCGTCCTTCAAAGGTGAATGGACGGGTAACAACGCCGACAGTCAGCGCGCCGCATTCTCTGGCGATCTCAGCGATCACTGGAGCTGCACCTGTACCTGTACCGCCACCCATACCAGCGGTTACGAATACCATATCTGCACCCTTCAGGGTATTGCTGATCAGGTCGCGGGATTCTTCCGCTGCCTTTTTACCAACATCCGGGTTTGCACCGGCACCGAGACCGCGAGTCAGCTTGTCGCCAATTTGCAGCTTGTGCTCGGATTTAGCCAGATGCAGTGCCTGTGCATCTGTATTTACCGTTATAAATTCCACGCCTTGAACACCATTTTCAATCATACGGTTCACGGCATTGCTTCCGCCGCCACCTACACCGATGACCTTAATCTGGGCCAGGCTCTCCATTTCGAAATCAAATTCCAACATCTATCCCATCTCCCCCTCATTGTCCATGAATGGCTCGTTTCCAGCAAGAATGAACTTCATCAGATAAATTCACTGAACATATTTTTGAGCCGTTCAATCAAGCCCGGTTTTGCATTGCTTTCCGGGGTCGATGCAGCCTTATTGCGCACCGGTGCTTTTTTGGCTGTTCCGGCTACACTACTGCTGCCACCGCGAATATTGCGGATCACATTGTACAAAATGCCGACACCGCTTGTATAAGCAGGGTCACGTACACCGATATAATCAGGAACCGCCACTCTGACGGAAGCTGCCAATTCTT
The DNA window shown above is from Paenibacillus sp. JQZ6Y-1 and carries:
- a CDS encoding cell division protein SepF, with translation MGVMNRFMNFLGLQEEEEVIEREQIIEEEEDSRETSPADVRKNSRANNVVSIHSQKNVKVILNEPRSYDEAQDIADHLRSHRSVIVNLQRVRTDQALRIIDFMSGTVYALGGSISKIGGNIFLCTPDTVEIEGTIAEILSDDFDYNKMR
- a CDS encoding YggS family pyridoxal phosphate-dependent enzyme — translated: MGLQERIAQVQQRIEAACARSGRQADEVQVVAVTKYVSTDKTERVLNAGLNHLGENRWQNAKDKWEALHERGVWHFIGHLQTNKVKDVIGKFQYIHSLDRLSLAKELEKKAAEADLTVQVFLQINISGEESKYGISPEQAQSLLEQVAGMPHIQVIGLMTMAPEVDDPEQTRPVFRGLRELRDQLNGLKLTQEPIQHLSMGMSGDFEIAVEEGATFVRLGSILVGKEED
- the pgeF gene encoding peptidoglycan editing factor PgeF, encoding MEPFESRIQTTGPELFPWDCSAWSSGISAGFTGRRGGISREPYHSFNLAYHVEDRPEDVLGNRRLLCEALGFQPQNWVCGEQVHSNHIAVVTADDAGKGWADRESAFQDTDGLVTNVPGLLLTSFYADCVPLYFIDPVHQVVGLAHAGWKGTVADIAGEMVRTMQQQYGSHPADLHAAIGPSIGVDNYEVDAYVMDKVDVWTAALQGNGQEPTYAKPGSPGKTWLDLKQLNREIMIFAGIQPQHIEYSRWCTYDHHDLFFSYRADGGRTGRMASWIGIEME
- the ftsZ gene encoding cell division protein FtsZ — protein: MLEFDFEMESLAQIKVIGVGGGGSNAVNRMIENGVQGVEFITVNTDAQALHLAKSEHKLQIGDKLTRGLGAGANPDVGKKAAEESRDLISNTLKGADMVFVTAGMGGGTGTGAAPVIAEIARECGALTVGVVTRPFTFEGRKRFSQAELGIEALKEKVDTLIVIPNDRLLEIVDKKTPMLEAFREADNVLRQAVQGISDLIAVPGLINLDFADVKTIMTERGSALMGIGEATGENRAAEAARKAIMSPLLETSIEGARGVIMNITGGNNLSLYEVNEAAEIVISASDPEVNMIFGAIIDENLKEEIKVTVIATGFEHKPAQPLQPSRRPATPQQQQQQPPQSSSTEPSEEKAPSPRQFNNNNQQPSGDQLDIPTFLRNRSRHKND